AATTTGATGCGGTCACGCATCATGGCTTCCTTCATGCGCTGTTCAGGGTCGCCGTAACGTTCCATATACAGCTTCCTATATTTCTGAGGAATGGAATTCCATGCGTATAGTGCCTGGCTACCCTCACCACCGCCACGGTGAACACTGACGATATTACCGCGAGTGACATTCTTCAACAATGTGTCACCTTTGATAATAGCTTCGCCGCCTCCCGTTAATTCCGCGTAGGTTACGCACAATATCTTATTGAAATACTCCATCCCGTCAAACTCTTACAAACTCATAGCCATTATTTCAACTTCGTTCTGCAACGCCATGAAACTGGGCACGTCAAGATTATGCTCCACACGCGTCTCTTTGCCGTCAATCAGAACATGCGTGCTGCCGTCATTGCGATCATACACCAATTTAACACGTTCTCCATAACGCTGCGTCATGGTCTTTTCCACCTCCTCGTGAGTGGTTTCCATTTCCTCGGGTTTCCAGCTTGGAACGCCACCGAACTGTGTCAGGGCCGTGTAACGTATCTTCCGTGCCAGGTCACTCTCGCGCTTGAAATTCAGCGCTAACCACACCATCATCTTAGAGCAGCTGAATATCTTGCAAAGCTGCGTCTTTGCTTTGTCACTTACATAAATCTTCTTTTCCATATCTTTTCTTTATTAATATTATGTTTGTAGGCGGAGGGGAATCGAACCCCAGTTGCCGAGATGTTCTGGTCCGCTACCATTCGGACGTAGCCGCCTTGGGTTATCCTACAATCTATTCACCTAGTCTATTTTGTTCCCGATGTCTTAGAGATGTAAACATCATATTTCTTAAAGAATAACATGCCCAATATGCTTCATTGCAAAAGCAGGCCTCGCTATTTTCTCCTGTAATGCGCATGTCACTTATCACCCCGCTTAATGCGTCAACCAGCGCATCTATTTTCTCAACACTTACTCGGTCTAATAAACTCTTGTTCATGTCTTACTTACAATAAGGTTATTTAGAAATTCGTCACATCATAATATCTAACGTCATCGTAGGAAACCTGTGCTCCTAATGAGGTAACATTAAGCATAAGATAGTTGAATGCCTCATTATACGTTTCAAAACGTGACCAGTTTTCATGCAAATGGATGGCTGCTCTTTTGATTTGTGCCTGACTTTGTGCTTTGATAATCGTACAAACGTCTGCTTTGTTCACATTTAACTTGTAAGATGCGTAGAAGTAAGTTTTCATATTCCTATATTTTTTAATTAAACATTCTTGTTTCTCGCCCCTTTTTTGTATTTTTGACGCGGTGTTTATGTATTAAACATGTTGCAAAGATATAGAAATATTTCTATACTCCAAAATTTTTATTGATAAATTTCATGTTTTATGGGAAATTTTATAGAAAGACTTCAATACTATATGTCGCAAAGCGGTATCAATGACAATCAAATGACTGTCACTGCGGGCTTGTCTGTCGGACTTTTAGGCAAGGCTAAAAATGGAGGGAAAGGTCTAAGCTCTGTAAGTATTGAAAAAATTCTATTAGCATACGATGATATTAATCCAGACTGGTTGCTAACAGGTCGCGGTCCTATGCTCAAAACGAAAGGTAGTAACCAATCATGCAGTGTAGCTGAAGACACAATTCCCGACCATAAAGATAAGAAAAATAAGGCTATTTACCCCAAAAAACAAGAAGAAAATTCTATAACGGAGGCACTTCTTTCTGAACCCTCCGTTTCATACACTCCCAGTAAAGGTGCACCATACTATGATGTGGACTTCCTTGGAGGCTTTGACCTTACATTTAATAATCAGACTATCAATCCTGAATACAACATCGATTTCAAGCCATTCAACAAGCCGGGGGTCACCTGGGTGAACATCACGGGTCATTCAATGGAACCTAAAATCAACCATGGAGATATCATTGCGCTCAAGGAATGCCGACTTGAGGATGTGCAATACGGCGAGATCTATGCCGTTGTCCTCGATACTATTCGCACCGTCAAGATACTTCGCAAGTCCAATGACCCGAACAGAATGCGTTACGTGCCCATCAACGAGGAGAACTACGATGAGCAGGAGTACGACAATTCCCGTATTCTCCGCATCTTCGAAGTACTCGGTAACATAAGCCGATTTATGTAAACATTAAATAATTTCAAACTTAATATTCACTTTAACTTCAACAATTATGGCAAAAGAAAAAGACGAAGAGGAAAAGGAGAAATATCCAAGACCTCAAACCCCAGATGCTGTGTACACTAATTCAATGGATAGTTCAGATATTCAGCCAGTTTAATGAGTATGGTTATAACGGCAACCATTAAAAAGGTTGCCTTTATAACCTTCATCACACATTTAATTACTTTTGCACGCTTCTCCAATATGTTTGAATTGTAGTCGTAGCAATATTGATTTTCTTCTATAGCAGACACCAAGAGCGTGTGCTGGTATGCACCATTCGATTTATAAGCATCTATAAGCTCTTTGGTGATTAAATAACGTGGCTGGTTTCCCTGATGGATAAAAGGGTGTACCCATATTGCCTTGGAAAACATCAATGCAGTAGCTATACCACAGCCCAACCACAATACAACACACGGAAGCAGAACAGTTATATCCACACACCTAATCAAGTAAGCGGTTATTCCTGAGAAAACAGTAAGTAGGAAACCAAAAAGGGTATAGGCGCGGTCTGTAGACTTGCGCAGCTGTTCAAGTGAACTTGCAACCAGCTTATCTGAACGCTCCAGTACAATTCTAAACGTTGTATCATTCAAACGCTCCCACTGCTCATCACTAATCTTAAATGTCTGTTCCATATTGCCCTCCTTATGCGCCGCGCGCACACTTTTTTATGATTTAACACCGCAAATATAGCTAAAAAGCCCGATAAACAGGGCGTTCTACGAAATTATTTTTATTCGTCACATGGTATTATACCCCCTGTTTTGTGGAATAAAGGGGGGGGTAAAACGATAAAAAACGGCATTAATCCGCTTTTTTTTGTCCTTATTAGGGGGGTGAATGTGGTCAAAACTATATTAAAAGTGTCCACCCAAATGTCCACCCAATCGATACATTTCGTTTTGCATTGTCCTCCCAATCGTCCACCCAAGTGTCCACCCAATCCCATTTTTTACCCTAAAATCACCCGTTTAAAGACCCTATAAAATGAAAAAACGGCTTCCGACCGTTCAAATACGTGTCGAAAACCGTTCAAGTGTCGTTCAATCAGCGTTTTAGCTGTTCAAACGCATCCTTATTTTGTTGCCTTAGAGCGTATAAGTTCGCCTGCCCTGATACATGCCTTTTTATTCAGTACAACGCCTCCCTTGCTCAACCCTACGCGTTCTAATGAACACTGCTTTATACCTATCTCCTCAGCCGTTAGAACGCTGTAAATCGCAGGAATAGAACCGAAATAATAGTTCTTTCGTCCCTGCATCAATTGTACGTGTATTACCTTAGTCATATTTACTTCTTTTTGCTGCAAATATACAAAATAATAATTATATACGATATTTTAATGATTTATATTTTATTCTTTACGACAAAATAAAAGGCAGGATGCAACTGCTTCTGCCATGCTTCAAGCGTTCTCAATTCACCCAGTAAGGCCCTTTCCTTCACCTGTGCCGTCCTCTATCGCCTTCATGTTATAAATTACCCGTCTTCAATCAAAACGCCGTCTCATGTAGCCCTATTTTTCACCCATGTAACATTTATGCTTCAAACACTGTTCAAATAATCCCCTAAATGTAACACGAATGTAACGCAATGTAACATTTCGTTTTGCAAGCTGTCTTTGTCTAATTTCGTTCTAACTGATTGAATATCAACATATATAGTCGTTTTCTGTCATCTTCCATTTTGTTACATTTCGTTTTATGCCCCTTATGAAAACCGAACTTGAAATAGCCCGCGAATGTCAGTTGCAATCCATTGAAAGGATTGCTGAAAAGATTGATATTCCCACAGAAGAACTCGAAAACTATGGTAAATACATTGCTAAAGTACCCCTTAAACTCATTGATGAAAAGCGCGTCAAGAAGAGCAATCTCATTCTTGTGACAGCTATAAGTCCGACAAAAGCCGGCATCGGAAAGACCACCGTCAGCATCGGATTGTCAATGGCGATGAACCGATTGGGGCATAAATCCGTGTTGGCATTGCGCGAACCTTCACTTGGCCCGTGCTTCGGAATGAAAGGCGGTGCCACAGGAGGAGGCTATGCACAGGTGCTGCCCATGGACAGAATAAACCTTCATTTCACAGGCGATTTCCATGCAATTACATCGGCTCACAATATGATTGCAGCCCTACTCGACAACTATCTCTATCAGCACCATGAAGAAGGTTTTGCACTTAAGGATGTGCTCTGGCGCCGTGTGCTTGATGTGAACGACCGAAATCTACGCTGTATCACAACCGGTCTGGGGGCAAAAACCAACGGGCTGCTCAGCGAAAGCGGTTTTGACATCACGCCGGCCAGTGAGATTATGGCCATTCTTTGCCTCGCCACAGACGAAGAAGACCTACGCCGACGCATCGATAATGTCTTATTAGGCATCACTCTTGACGACAACCCCTTCTGCGTGAAAGACCTCGGCATAGGCGGAGCCATGACAGTTTTGCTGCGGGATGCACTCAATCCGAACCTCGTTCAGACCATTGAAGGCACGGCGGCCTTTATCCATGGCGGCCCGTTTGCCAACATTGCACACGGCTGCAACAGTATTCTGGCCACGAAAATGGCCATGAGCTTTGGCGATTATGTCGTGACAGAAGCAGGCTTTGGGGCCGATCTTGGGGCTGAAAAGTTCTTGGATATCAAATGCCGTAAAGCAGGAATACAACCGCGACTCACGGTATTAGTGGCCACAATCATGGGGCTGAAGATGCATGGCGGCATGCAGGTGGGCGACCCGGAGAACGGCTGTTGCGAGCATATCCGTAAGGGATTGGAAAATTTAGACAGACACATTGCCAACATGCAACACATGGGACAGCGCGTCATCGTGACCCTGAACCGCTTCGGCAATGACACAGAAGAAGAGATTACTGTCGTCAGTGAACATTGCGAGAAGTTAGGAATTGGCTTCGCCGTAAACGAGGCTTACATGAAAGGAAGCGAGGGTTGCATGGATTTGGCACAGCTTGCCATCGACGAAATTGCAGCTCATCCTTCAGAAGACATCGCTTATTGCTATACAGATGAAGCCAACGTGAAGGATAAGATTACGGCCGTGGCCAAGCAAGTCTATGGTGCCAAGCAGGTAGTTTTCAAGAAACAGGCATTGGAAATGCTTGAGCGCATTGCCAAATGGAACCTTGAACGCTACCCTGTCTGCATTGCCAAGACCCAATATTCATTGAGTGATGACGCTAAACGGCACGGCGTTCCCAAGGATTTTACTTTCACTATTCGCGACCTTGTCATCAATATGGGCGCCGAAATGATTGTGGCTATCGCGGGCGATATCATGCGCATGCCAGGACTTCCACGCCATCCACAAGCAGAAAGGATTGACATTCAAGACGGACTGCTGATTGGTTTGGAATAAAGAAAGCACAGAAAGACTTCTGTTTCTACCCTTATTTTCAAATTGCAGACATTAGCAGACAGCCCGCAAAAAGAACAGACCTTGCGAATATTTCAATAATATCCGCAAGGTCTATAGTTCAGTGTCATGCTGAAATTGGGCACAGCGCATTTAACTGAATGGCTACAGTTTCCCTTGCTCTCCCAAATAACTGTCCTTAAACCCAAGGAAATAGAGCACACCATCCAAGCCGATGTTGTTGATAGACTGCTGTGCCGTTGCCTTCACACGAGGCTTTGCATGGAATGCAATCCCTAATCCGGCTTCTGCTATCATCGGCAAATCGTTGGCACCGTCTCCCACAGCAATGGTCTGTGCAAGGTTCACCTGTTCAACTTGAGCAATGAGTTTCAGGAGTTCAGCCTTGCGTTTTCCGTCGACAATATCACCCACATAGCGCCCTGTCAGCTTACCATTCTCATCAATTTCAAGTTCATTTGCGTAGACATAGTCAATGCCATAGCGACGCCGGAGCTGTTCTCCGAAGAAGGTAAATCCACCACTAAGAATGGCAATCTTATATCCACATCGCTTCAATACTGACATCAATCGGTCGGCTCCTTCGGTGATAGGCATGTGCTCTGCAATATCTTGCATCACGCTGACATCAAGTCCTTTGAGCAATGCCACACGCTCCGTGAAACTCTCCTTGAAATCAATCTCGCCACGCATGGCACGCTCTGTGATAGCTTTCACCTTATCCCCCACTCCGGCACGAGCTGCCAGTTCATCAATACATTCTGTCTGAATGAGCGTCGAGTCCATATCAAAGCAGATGAGACGGCGCATGCGTCGATACATATCATCACGCTGGAAAGAAAAGTCTATCTCCTGTTCTGAAGCCAAATGCATCAGTTTTGACTGCATCAGTTCACGGTCTTTCGGAGTTCCGCGCAGTGAGAATTCAATGCAGGCACGCACATTCCGTTCAGGATGCTTGATGCTCATGCGACCTGTCATCCTTCGAATAAAGTCGATGTTCAGTCCCTGTTCAGCAATAATCTTTGTTGCAGCAGCAATCTGTTTGGCTGAAAGCGAGCGACCAATCACGGTCAGAATGTAGCGGTTCTTGCCCTGATGATCGACCCATGACTCATATTCATCGTCAGAAATCGGTGCAAATCCGATGTTCACATTCAGTTCCTCGGCCTTGAACAGCAATTCTTTCATCACCTGACCAGAGTGCGTATCATCAATGCGGATAAGTATTCCGAGCGACAAGGTGCTGTGAATGTCGGCCTGACCGATATCTAAAATGCGGGCATTATAGCGTGCCAGAATTCCCATGACGGCTGCAGTGAGGCCCGGACGGTCCTGTCCTGTGATGCGAATAAGTATCTGTTCTTCTTTTCCTTCTATATTTTCCATCTCATAAAGTGGTTTTCATTTGCTCATAAAGTAATCTCTCCCGAACCGTAACAATAATGGTGCTGTGCGTCATAGACCACGCAGAACTGTCCCGGAGCCACACCATGTATCTTGTTGTCAGCATGAATAACATAGGTGTTTTCACCTGTTCTTTCAAGCGTTGCAGGCAGATATTCGGGAGTATGACGTATCTTGAACGTAATGCGTTCGGGCAATTCGGGCAACGCTGTTCCCTCTGGACAATAGGTCGTGGCATGGAAATCATGTATCTTGAAGTCTTGCTTATACGCCATTTCAGGGTCATAACCATGGCTGACATACAGGATATTACGCTCCACATCCTTTTTAACCACAAACCAAGGACCACCGCCAAAGCCAAGTCCCTTACGCTGACCAATCGTGTGAAACCACAGTCCTTTGTGCTCACCTATCTTCTTTCCTGTCTCCAATTCAATGACATCACCCACGCTTTCGCCTAAATAACGACGCACATATTCATTGTAGTCAATGTTTCCCAAGAAGCAGATGCCCTGACTGTCACGGCGCTTTGCATTGATAAGATGTTCTCTTTCGGCTATCTCGCGCACTTCATTCTTTTCGAAATGTCCTATTGGGAAGATGGCCTTTCTCAGTTGCCAGCCATAGATTTGTGCCAAGAAATCAGTCTGATCTTTAACCGGGTCAGGACTTGTCGTGAGCCACTTTCGCCCCTCAATCCATTCGGTCTGTGCATAATGTCCGGTAGCAATGAGGTCGTAATCGTGGCCTATCTTCTCATCGAAAGCACCAAACTTGATGAGCCGATTGCACATGACATCAGGGTTTGGTGTGAAGCCGGCTTTCACCTTATCCATAGTGTATCGCGTCACTTGAGACCAGTATTCCTTGTGGCAATCAATCACTTTCAACTGACAACCGAAGCGATTTGTCAAAGCCGTTGCCATTTCCAAGTCTTCTTCACTCGTGCAATCCCACTCTTCTTTCTCCTCGGGACCAATCATGATGTAGAAGCAATCGGGATGCAAACCATGGCTCACCATCTCGTAAAGCACCACACTGCTGTCGACACCTCCCGAAAGAAGAAGTGCTATCCGCTTGTCCTTTATTTCATCATAATTTATCATTCGCCAGAAAATCAAACTTTATTCATTTTACTTAAATGCTTCTTTCCCACTTTCATGCGGTCGAAACCTAAGCCATAAACGCCTGAAACGGCACTCTGACTGACGAAGGCTTCAGGGTCTACATCATCGATAATCCTAAATATGTTGTGGCTTTCATTCTGCTTGGCAATAATGAAAAGCATTCCCATCTTCTTGCCCGTGTAGAAGCCATGCGCATCAATCACCGTGCAACCACGGTTAGCCTCATTGTTAATCAGGCGTCCGATCTCCTGATATTTCTCTGAAATCACGAAGAATTGTACCGATCGACGAAAACCATTGATGACGTGGTCTACCGTATAAGACATTACGAAAAGCACGATATAACCATAGATGACTTTCTCCCAACTGCCTATAACCAAGTAGCTGGATGTAATGACACAGAGGTCGCACATGAGTATGATATGCCCCAAAGATATGTCTTTATACTTATGCACTATGGCTGCAATGACATCCGAACCTCCCGTGCTTCCATTGCGCAAAAGGCTGAAACCTGTGCTCAAACCCAGCAGCAAACCACCCACTACGCAGGCCAGAAACGGCTCCTTACTGAACATCACCTTATCGCCCACTACACCTTGCCAAAGCGTAGTAAACAATGTAAAGACACTCACTGCATATATGGTCTTGACACAGAATTTAAGCCCCAACACCTTGAGTGCAGCTGCCAACAGCAATATGTTGATACCCAGATAGGTGTACTGAACGTGGATACCCGTGGCCCAAAACACCACAGACGATATACCGGGCAGGCCTCCAATGGTAATCTTGTGAGGTAAAAGAAAGACCACCCAGCCCAGACTTCCCACGACCATTGCCAACGCAATGATAAGATAATCATAGCAACCGCGAACCAGTTTCCTGTCTATTTTTTTCATAAAAGTGTAGCTTTGTCAAGCTGCAAAATTACAAAATAAAAGCCCAACTCCTGCAAATTGGACTTTAAAAGTGAGTTTAAGGGCTTACAATCCAAGGAAAACCATCAGTCCACCCAAGGCTATATACCCGATAGCATAAGGCAAAGCAGAACGCAATATCTCCCCATCCCTGCCCTGCATATCGCAGGCTGCCGTGGCAATGGCTATGCTCTGAGGACTTATCATCTTGCCTCCTGTGGCACCAGTCGTATTGGCAGCCACAAGCCAATTGGTCTCCGTGCCCGGCACTCCGTAGAAAGTGGAGTGCCCCGTCAAACCTAACTGCCCTGCAACATTGGCCTGCAATTTGGCAAAGAGAATATTCGAAGAGGTGTCAGAACCCGTGACAAACGTACCGACAGCACCAATAAGCGGAGCAAAGAAGGGATAGAAACCACCCGTAATCGCAACAAGTCCCGAAGCGATAGCACTGATCATACCGCTGTAGTTCATGACCGATGCCAACGAAATCAAGCAGATAATCGTGATGATAGTGTTCTTCAAATTGACTGTTGTTCGGGCTAATATCCGCATCATCCGACCGAAAGAGAGTCCTTGTATCAATCCACCTATCGTGGCTCCAAGGAACAACATGAGTCCCGCATTGCTTATCCAACCAAACTTAAACGTTGAACCGATAACGGGAATGGCAACTTTTGAAACGAGATGTGATTTCAGAAAATCGTTTACCGGTGGGCAGAGTGCACCCGAAACTAAAATGAGAAGCAAGATAAAGAGATAGACACTCCATGCCTTGAAGGTCTCACCCAACGAATAACGCGCAGTCGGCAAGCCCTCACGTCCCTTGCGGTCGAAGAGCTTTACATAGAGAAGTATGGCGAGAATAGCTGCCACAGAGCCGATGATTGCAGGCGTTTCAGAACCCAAGAAATGGGCACAAAGATACTGCACGACAACTGAAATGCCACCCACCCAGAGTGAAAGTATGATGTTTTTCACAATGGCTTTGCGGTCGGTCAGCGTCAGAATGATAAACGGCAGCAGGATAAAAAGCGGTGCCAACTGAATGACGGCAAACGACGATGTTTCGCAAATGGCCTCAACAGGAGCTGCCCCTCCCGGTGCTACCTCATTGCACAGGGTCGTCACCGGCACACCAACAGCACCGAAACCCGTGGCTACCGTGTTGCCGATTAAAGCCACAAGCGCCGAGAACATAGGCTTGAAACCCAGGCCAATCAATATGGCTGCAGGAATGGCTACAGCCGTTCCGAAACCTGCCATGCCCTCCAACAATCCGCCAAAGCCCCAGACAAGCATCAAGACAAGAATGCCCTTGTCGCTCGTGATAGCGGTGAATTGCCGCTTAATGACCTCTATCTGCCTACTTTCCACAAGGATATTATAGCTGTAGATAGCCATCAGAATGATGATGAGAATGGGGAAAACGGCTTTGAGCATGCCCTCAACAATGCTCCACCCCACTACTTCAAAGATGCCCGAAGCCTTGAAAGCGTCAGGCAACATGCCGAGTTGTGGGGCAGCCACAAGCGCCAGAATAATCGTGACGCACAGCGTGATGACGGCACTTTTATGGCCTGCCAACTTCAGTCCGAGCATCAGAACGAACAGCAGGATAACAGGAATGACAGAAAGAATTGCAGACATAGATTTCTATTTTTACGTTTGGTATTACGCCATGTTCAAAGGTGATATGCTTCAAAGTTAGCTTTTTCTCTGCAAATTAGTCCTGCAACAGCGTTAAAGTTTGTTGCAAAGTCGGTATTTATCTGCAAGAGAAGATTGCAGACCAGCAGTTACAATGACGGACTACAACCTCTGTATTGACTATCTGCTTGCCACAAATGCGCCTCAAAGAAGACCTCTGAAATCTCCCGATTTTGTAAACATTACCACATGGTTTTTAACACTTCGAGCGTTCACCAAATAGAAATCAGAACGTGCTTTTTGCATGAATGCGAACCCATTTTACGGCTTCGGTATCCTCACTTCTTTCTTCTTGCGTAGTAATTCCAGTCACTTTAGCGCGCAACATGACGGAGATTACAATGCCATTTGAATGAAATGAGAAGCTCATCTGATAGAGATTACATTGCAATTTGATGCAAATTGCAATGCCTGGCAATGCGATTTTGCCCTACATTTTGCATCAAACTTCATAATCTGTTGATAGTCAATAAATTGCAAAATGACAGAATACAGCGCATATTCAGAGCGAGGAGCAAACGCGTTTCAAATACGCGAACGATTTGAAAGCATTTGTAAACATTCATGATTGATTTTAACAAAAGGAACGCCAACTGTGAAATCACATGCAATCTTAGTTTATTCGGCATCGTTGTTTGCAACAGAAAACAAAAGAGGGGAAAGCAAACAGTTGCTCTCCCCCGAAACAAAGATAAAGAATTTAGAGATACTTGTAAAGTCAATTGATGACACTAACGCAAACAGCAAGAGAAAGATTACTCCGCTTACTCACCCCAACCGGGATTTTGTTTCAAGTTAGTGTTCTTATAGCGTTCTGCATTCGAGATGGGATAGAAATACATCTTGTCGGTTATCTCATACGTGCAGAGCTTTTCTTTTGCGAAAGTCAGCGTGCCATCAGCCCGCTTTTCGATATTCACTTTATAGATATCCTTCATGTCACCAAGGGCTTTCCAGCGACGCAAATCCCAGAAACGATATCCCTCGAAAGCCAATTCCACGCGTCGTTCATTGCGTAAACGGGCAAGGAAATCGGCCTTTGACATTCCTGTCGGGAATTTAGGCATCTTCACATTCTTGCGGGAACGGACAAGGTTTACGGCCTCGCGTGCACTCATTGTGAACGGACTTACCACCTGGTCTGGGCCATAGGCCTCGGCCATTGCTTCTGCATAATTCAGCAATATCTCGGCATATCTGAACAATATCCAGTTGTGATCGAAGCTGTTTGTATTCTTTCCAGCCTCAAATATCACCTTGTTATTGAGATATTTCTTCAGATAATACCCTGTTGTTGTCGCATTGAGAAGTGGTTGTCCGTTACGTCCGCCATGATAAGTCTCTACGGGTGTTTTCGCAGGCCACTGCATTCCGTTGAACACAACAGTCATTTGAAGACGTGGGTCACGGTTCTTGTAGGGATTAGCTGCCTGTACCGGATTGTTCCAATCAAACGAACTGCCGTCTGACATTTCGTAAGCGCTGACTAAATTCTCTGTCGGACAGGTATAACCTAACCCTTTTTCAACTCCAATAGGATAGTTGGCAGACTCAAAGTGCGTGGTCTTTCCCTCGGGACGGCAAAGGATAACCTCTGCACTTTGATTGTTGGTGGCGCCGAAAAGGTTCTTGTAATCATCGTCAAGGGCATAGCCAAAGGCTGAAGCCTGACGGATAACATCAAATGCGGCAGTGGCAGCTGCCTCCCATTTTGCAACATCTCCCGAGGTATTGAAAAGCGGACTGGCAAGGTAGAGCGTTGCTCTTGATTTCAAAGCCAATGCTACTCCCTTGCTGACACGCTGCATATTGGCAGCTCCTCCGGGGAGTGTTGTTGTCTTTACAGGAAGATGTTGAGCCACATCGGTACATTCATCAATGACGAAACGAAGCACATTTTCTGCCGAAATAGGCTCTGCCTTTTTTGCATCTTCCTTGGTGAGTGTCTTTGTAATCAGCGGGATATTGCCATAACGTCTGACTAATTCAAAGTAGTAGAAAGCACGCAGACATCTCACTTCATACTGGTAATTGAGATAGCTTGTATAGGTATCTTGGAAGCCATCTGTATATTTCCAATCCTCAAAAGTGAGGCCCAGACAGTTTTCCAAATAGAAGTTTGCGTCGTGAATTGCCTTGTAGTAATGGGCAAAAACATCATCAACGACATAGTTGGGCGACCAACTTCCATTGACAAAACGCTGGATAGCAGCCGTGTTGTTGATATGAATGGCATCGTCGGTAGCAGCATCATGCATGGCACCTCCAATGCCTTCCAATCCATTGGGCAAGTAACTATAGACCTCGGTGCACAACTGTGTAACCTTTGAAGGGTCGTATAACAGTTCGCTACGGTCGTAATATGTTGACTCCGAAGTATTCAGAAAGTCACAGCTGGCAAACATACTGACAGTAACGACAAGCAGTGTTGTGATTTTAATATGTTTCATAACCGAATATTTTAGAATTTCAAATCGAAGCCAACAGCATAGCGTGTCATGCTTGGATGGCCTGTTTTCATGTTCTCAGGATCCATTACCTTGATATGATCAAGACTGAAAAGATCATATGCACGAACATAGACTTTGGCAGCATTCACGTATTTCAATGGCTTTAACTGATGCTTCTTGAAATGATAATACACTTCCAATGTGCGCAACTTAAAATAGGCTCCATTCTTAATCCAAAGGGAATTATTCGCGTAGTTGTTAACCGAACCGACAGAAGTCAGCCGTGGATAGCGCGCATTCGGAGTCTCCGGAGTCCAACGGTTGTCGTAGTATTCCTTTGAAATCGTGCGATTTCCAAACAAAGGATGATAGACGCTGGGCATGTTAGCCATTACACTGACATTGCCAATGCCTTGGAACATGGCATAAAGTCCCCACCCCTTGTAATCTAAATTCAAATCGAAAGAATAGTAGATCTCAGGGAATGCACTGTAGCCTAAAGCTTTCTGATCATACGAATCAATGATACCATCATTATTGAGATCCTTATATTTAAGGTCGCCCGGCTTCACTTGCGACAATGTCTGCTTGACATTACGCTGGTCAATCTCATTCTGATTCTGATAAATTTCCTCTACTACATAGCCGAAGTACTGGCCGATGCGTTTGCCTGTACGCTGTAAATAGCCATAAGGACGATATTCCTCGTTCTGGTTTACGATTTTA
The nucleotide sequence above comes from Segatella oris. Encoded proteins:
- a CDS encoding helix-turn-helix transcriptional regulator, with protein sequence MGNFIERLQYYMSQSGINDNQMTVTAGLSVGLLGKAKNGGKGLSSVSIEKILLAYDDINPDWLLTGRGPMLKTKGSNQSCSVAEDTIPDHKDKKNKAIYPKKQEENSITEALLSEPSVSYTPSKGAPYYDVDFLGGFDLTFNNQTINPEYNIDFKPFNKPGVTWVNITGHSMEPKINHGDIIALKECRLEDVQYGEIYAVVLDTIRTVKILRKSNDPNRMRYVPINEENYDEQEYDNSRILRIFEVLGNISRFM
- a CDS encoding formate--tetrahydrofolate ligase is translated as MKTELEIARECQLQSIERIAEKIDIPTEELENYGKYIAKVPLKLIDEKRVKKSNLILVTAISPTKAGIGKTTVSIGLSMAMNRLGHKSVLALREPSLGPCFGMKGGATGGGYAQVLPMDRINLHFTGDFHAITSAHNMIAALLDNYLYQHHEEGFALKDVLWRRVLDVNDRNLRCITTGLGAKTNGLLSESGFDITPASEIMAILCLATDEEDLRRRIDNVLLGITLDDNPFCVKDLGIGGAMTVLLRDALNPNLVQTIEGTAAFIHGGPFANIAHGCNSILATKMAMSFGDYVVTEAGFGADLGAEKFLDIKCRKAGIQPRLTVLVATIMGLKMHGGMQVGDPENGCCEHIRKGLENLDRHIANMQHMGQRVIVTLNRFGNDTEEEITVVSEHCEKLGIGFAVNEAYMKGSEGCMDLAQLAIDEIAAHPSEDIAYCYTDEANVKDKITAVAKQVYGAKQVVFKKQALEMLERIAKWNLERYPVCIAKTQYSLSDDAKRHGVPKDFTFTIRDLVINMGAEMIVAIAGDIMRMPGLPRHPQAERIDIQDGLLIGLE
- the serB gene encoding phosphoserine phosphatase SerB gives rise to the protein MENIEGKEEQILIRITGQDRPGLTAAVMGILARYNARILDIGQADIHSTLSLGILIRIDDTHSGQVMKELLFKAEELNVNIGFAPISDDEYESWVDHQGKNRYILTVIGRSLSAKQIAAATKIIAEQGLNIDFIRRMTGRMSIKHPERNVRACIEFSLRGTPKDRELMQSKLMHLASEQEIDFSFQRDDMYRRMRRLICFDMDSTLIQTECIDELAARAGVGDKVKAITERAMRGEIDFKESFTERVALLKGLDVSVMQDIAEHMPITEGADRLMSVLKRCGYKIAILSGGFTFFGEQLRRRYGIDYVYANELEIDENGKLTGRYVGDIVDGKRKAELLKLIAQVEQVNLAQTIAVGDGANDLPMIAEAGLGIAFHAKPRVKATAQQSINNIGLDGVLYFLGFKDSYLGEQGKL
- the mnmA gene encoding tRNA 2-thiouridine(34) synthase MnmA codes for the protein MINYDEIKDKRIALLLSGGVDSSVVLYEMVSHGLHPDCFYIMIGPEEKEEWDCTSEEDLEMATALTNRFGCQLKVIDCHKEYWSQVTRYTMDKVKAGFTPNPDVMCNRLIKFGAFDEKIGHDYDLIATGHYAQTEWIEGRKWLTTSPDPVKDQTDFLAQIYGWQLRKAIFPIGHFEKNEVREIAEREHLINAKRRDSQGICFLGNIDYNEYVRRYLGESVGDVIELETGKKIGEHKGLWFHTIGQRKGLGFGGGPWFVVKKDVERNILYVSHGYDPEMAYKQDFKIHDFHATTYCPEGTALPELPERITFKIRHTPEYLPATLERTGENTYVIHADNKIHGVAPGQFCVVYDAQHHYCYGSGEITL
- a CDS encoding YitT family protein; protein product: MKKIDRKLVRGCYDYLIIALAMVVGSLGWVVFLLPHKITIGGLPGISSVVFWATGIHVQYTYLGINILLLAAALKVLGLKFCVKTIYAVSVFTLFTTLWQGVVGDKVMFSKEPFLACVVGGLLLGLSTGFSLLRNGSTGGSDVIAAIVHKYKDISLGHIILMCDLCVITSSYLVIGSWEKVIYGYIVLFVMSYTVDHVINGFRRSVQFFVISEKYQEIGRLINNEANRGCTVIDAHGFYTGKKMGMLFIIAKQNESHNIFRIIDDVDPEAFVSQSAVSGVYGLGFDRMKVGKKHLSKMNKV